One part of the Deinococcus betulae genome encodes these proteins:
- a CDS encoding RrF2 family transcriptional regulator has protein sequence MWVSTKAQYGLRALIEIARRGGEAVPLKDVSERQGISQHYLEQIASNLRRAGFIKSIRGAHGGYRLARPAQEISAYDVVTAMEGSIAPVSCVEDDHVCESQNVCGTQNLWHRVDSALRDVLGSTTLADLMVESEQQQHARLVQLESSYAHPPV, from the coding sequence ATGTGGGTTTCGACCAAAGCGCAATACGGCCTGCGTGCCCTGATTGAAATCGCGCGCCGGGGCGGTGAGGCCGTACCTCTCAAGGACGTGTCTGAACGTCAGGGCATCAGCCAGCACTACCTCGAACAGATTGCCAGCAACCTGCGCCGCGCGGGCTTTATCAAGAGTATTCGCGGCGCGCACGGCGGCTACCGCCTGGCCCGCCCCGCCCAGGAGATCAGTGCCTACGACGTGGTGACCGCCATGGAGGGCAGCATCGCCCCGGTGTCCTGCGTAGAAGACGACCATGTCTGCGAAAGCCAGAACGTCTGCGGCACCCAGAACCTGTGGCACCGCGTGGACAGCGCCCTGCGCGACGTGCTGGGAAGCACCACCCTGGCCGACCTGATGGTCGAGAGCGAGCAGCAGCAGCACGCCCGCTTGGTGCAGCTGGAAAGCAGTTACGCGCACCCGCCGGTTTAA
- a CDS encoding MFS transporter — MFTLMLSGPFARLWWAGLISMTGNWLLAAALPAQVYLETRSVPAATLMFLAGTLPRVLLGSLGGVLADRWPRRDVLLASNLLAALALLPLLVGGGDLPPLWAAALSSALLALVTLPVGPAEGALLPTLVPADQLARANALNALNNNLARLVGPALGGALLAALGLRAAVLADLLSFLLAAALLLGVPRTPAAPGAAQTRLRAAFVAGWHTVRGSPPLRLLVGLAGLSALGEGVFGPLIAPFVAEVMHGDARTYGWLLSVQAVGGLVGGALVARFAAHLRPEALLVAGSLGLGLGDLAVFCLPLLTPQVWPPLLVMALVGLPAAATGAGWTTLVQRLTPDAALGRVFGLAGHLMAAGVLLGTGLASLARGPQGILAVICLQGVIQVLVGLAALRLLGRTGRAAAPVS; from the coding sequence ATGTTCACCCTGATGCTCTCTGGTCCCTTTGCCCGGCTGTGGTGGGCCGGCCTGATCAGCATGACCGGCAACTGGCTCCTGGCGGCGGCGCTGCCGGCGCAGGTGTATCTGGAGACCCGCTCGGTGCCCGCCGCAACGCTGATGTTTCTGGCCGGCACCCTGCCTCGGGTGCTGCTGGGCTCGCTGGGCGGGGTGCTGGCTGACCGCTGGCCCCGGCGTGACGTGCTGCTGGCCAGCAACTTGCTGGCGGCTCTGGCGCTGCTACCGCTGCTGGTGGGCGGGGGCGACCTGCCGCCGCTGTGGGCGGCCGCCCTGTCCTCTGCGCTCCTGGCGCTCGTGACGTTGCCGGTGGGCCCTGCCGAGGGCGCGCTGCTGCCAACGCTGGTGCCCGCCGACCAGCTGGCCCGCGCCAACGCCCTGAATGCCCTGAACAACAATCTGGCGCGGCTGGTGGGCCCGGCCCTGGGCGGCGCGCTGCTGGCGGCGCTGGGGCTGCGGGCCGCCGTGCTGGCCGACCTGCTGTCGTTCCTGCTGGCGGCGGCGCTGCTGCTGGGGGTGCCGCGCACGCCCGCCGCGCCGGGAGCCGCCCAGACGCGGCTGCGGGCCGCGTTTGTGGCCGGCTGGCACACCGTGCGCGGCTCGCCGCCACTGCGCCTCCTGGTAGGGCTGGCCGGCCTGTCGGCGCTGGGGGAAGGGGTGTTCGGTCCCCTGATCGCCCCCTTTGTGGCCGAGGTCATGCACGGTGACGCCCGCACCTACGGCTGGCTGCTGAGTGTGCAGGCGGTGGGCGGCCTGGTGGGCGGCGCGCTGGTGGCCCGGTTCGCCGCGCATCTTCGCCCGGAGGCCTTGCTGGTGGCGGGCAGTCTGGGGCTGGGCCTGGGCGACCTGGCGGTTTTCTGTCTGCCGCTGCTCACTCCGCAGGTGTGGCCGCCGCTGCTGGTGATGGCGCTGGTGGGCCTGCCCGCCGCCGCCACCGGCGCGGGCTGGACCACCCTGGTGCAGCGCCTGACCCCGGACGCCGCGCTGGGCCGGGTCTTCGGGCTGGCTGGTCACCTGATGGCCGCCGGGGTGCTGCTGGGCACAGGGCTCGCCAGTCTGGCGCGTGGGCCGCAGGGCATTCTGGCCGTCATCTGCCTGCAAGGGGTGATTCAGGTGCTCGTGGGCCTGGCGGCCCTGCGCCTGCTGGGCCGGACAGGCCGGGCGGCCGCCCCCGTATCCTGA
- a CDS encoding quinone-dependent dihydroorotate dehydrogenase, with translation MYRSLLKPALFRLDAEDAHHLTLGGLEAASKVPLWPQAARALTVPGGGALTQTLWGQRFASPVGLAAGLDKNGVAVPAFGALGFGFLEVGTVTPLPQAGNDRPRLFRLPEDEALINRMGFNNAGAAALHARLSGLRTRAVPVWVNIGKNKATPNEDAAQDYRRCVAALQDVADAFVVNVSSPNTPGLRALQAADDLAALVREVLAEVEAGRVRTLSVPPVLVKLAPDLHPADFEASVDAVVNAGAAGLIVSNTTLARDGLSHPAQREAGGLSGRPLTARATALVRAAFRQTQGRVPIVGVGGIFTPQDAYDKIRAGASLVEVYSALIYRGPGLVRELNAGLAELLRRDGLRTVEDAVGLDA, from the coding sequence GTGTACCGTTCGCTGCTGAAGCCTGCCCTGTTTCGCCTGGACGCCGAAGACGCCCACCACCTGACCCTGGGGGGCCTGGAGGCCGCCTCAAAGGTGCCCCTGTGGCCCCAGGCGGCGCGCGCCCTGACGGTGCCTGGCGGCGGGGCCCTCACGCAGACGCTGTGGGGCCAGCGCTTCGCTTCACCCGTAGGCCTGGCAGCGGGCCTGGACAAGAACGGGGTGGCGGTGCCGGCTTTCGGCGCGCTGGGCTTCGGGTTTCTGGAGGTCGGCACGGTGACGCCATTGCCGCAGGCGGGCAATGACCGGCCCCGACTGTTCCGCCTGCCAGAGGACGAGGCGCTGATTAACCGCATGGGCTTTAACAACGCGGGCGCCGCTGCCCTGCACGCCCGCCTGAGCGGGCTACGCACGCGCGCTGTGCCGGTCTGGGTGAACATTGGCAAGAACAAGGCGACGCCCAACGAGGACGCCGCCCAGGATTACCGCCGCTGCGTGGCGGCCTTGCAAGACGTGGCCGACGCCTTCGTGGTCAATGTCAGCAGCCCCAATACGCCGGGTCTGCGCGCCTTACAAGCGGCAGATGACCTGGCTGCCCTGGTGCGGGAGGTGCTGGCAGAGGTGGAGGCCGGTCGTGTTCGCACCCTCAGCGTCCCGCCCGTCCTGGTGAAGCTAGCGCCTGACCTGCACCCCGCCGACTTTGAAGCCAGTGTGGACGCGGTGGTGAATGCTGGGGCCGCTGGTCTGATTGTCAGCAACACCACCCTGGCCCGCGACGGCCTGAGTCACCCGGCTCAGCGGGAAGCTGGTGGCTTAAGCGGCCGCCCTCTAACGGCCCGCGCCACCGCTCTGGTGCGCGCCGCCTTTCGCCAGACGCAGGGGCGCGTGCCTATTGTGGGCGTGGGCGGCATCTTTACCCCCCAGGACGCTTATGACAAGATTCGCGCAGGGGCCAGCCTGGTCGAGGTGTACTCCGCCCTGATCTACCGTGGCCCCGGCCTGGTGCGCGAATTGAACGCGGGCCTAGCCGAGCTGCTGCGCCGCGACGGCCTGAGGACGGTCGAAGACGCGGTGGGCCTGGACGCCTAG
- a CDS encoding DMT family transporter, whose product MAWTLLVLAGLLEVGWAIGLKYTEGFSRPLPTALTLMSMVASLALLGLATKTLPIGTAYGVWVGIGAVGAGILGIVLFHEPATAARMGFMALMLVAIVGLKVTSGH is encoded by the coding sequence ATGGCATGGACACTGCTTGTTCTGGCAGGTCTTCTGGAAGTCGGCTGGGCTATTGGCCTGAAATACACGGAAGGGTTTTCGCGGCCCTTGCCCACGGCGCTGACGCTCATGAGCATGGTCGCCAGTCTCGCCCTGCTGGGTCTGGCCACCAAGACGCTGCCCATCGGCACGGCTTACGGGGTCTGGGTTGGCATCGGCGCGGTGGGTGCGGGCATCCTCGGCATCGTGCTGTTTCACGAACCAGCCACGGCGGCCCGCATGGGTTTCATGGCGCTGATGCTGGTGGCCATCGTGGGCTTGAAAGTCACCAGCGGGCACTGA
- the queC gene encoding 7-cyano-7-deazaguanine synthase QueC, producing MPERAVVLLSGGLDSSTVLGLATRAGLACTALSFRYGQRHTIELERASQIAAHFGATHCVVDINIGAFGGSALTDDTMAVPTGGTSAEIIPPTYVPGRNTVFIAIGLSLAEAIGASTLHLGINAVDYSGYPDCRPEYLAAYQRLADLATKAGIEGRGAQLVAPLQHLTKADIVREALAVGVPVNVTWSCYQGGQEPCGECDSCRIRDEAAIAAGHPELATPTGRARLTLTSLS from the coding sequence ATGCCTGAACGCGCCGTTGTTCTTCTGTCGGGTGGGCTGGACTCCAGCACCGTGCTGGGGCTGGCCACCCGCGCGGGCCTGGCCTGCACCGCCCTGTCGTTCCGCTACGGCCAGCGCCACACCATTGAGCTAGAGCGGGCCAGTCAGATTGCCGCCCACTTCGGGGCCACTCACTGCGTCGTGGACATCAATATCGGGGCATTTGGCGGCAGCGCCCTGACCGATGACACCATGGCTGTTCCGACCGGGGGCACCTCGGCCGAGATCATTCCGCCGACCTACGTGCCGGGCCGCAACACAGTCTTTATTGCGATTGGACTGAGTCTGGCCGAAGCCATCGGCGCTTCTACCCTCCACCTGGGCATCAACGCCGTGGATTACAGCGGCTACCCCGACTGCCGGCCCGAATACCTGGCGGCCTATCAGCGTCTGGCCGACCTGGCGACCAAAGCAGGGATTGAAGGGCGCGGGGCGCAGCTGGTGGCGCCCCTTCAGCACCTGACCAAAGCCGACATCGTGCGCGAGGCCCTGGCGGTGGGCGTGCCGGTGAACGTTACCTGGTCGTGTTATCAGGGCGGGCAGGAACCCTGCGGCGAGTGCGATTCGTGCCGGATTCGGGACGAGGCGGCGATCGCGGCTGGACACCCGGAACTGGCCACCCCCACGGGCCGCGCCCGCCTGACGTTGACCAGCCTGTCTTGA
- a CDS encoding 7-carboxy-7-deazaguanine synthase QueE — translation MKYPVYERFYTWQGEGVHLGRAAYFIRLYGCPQACPWCDSAGTWHRDYRPDSVPLLSAQELSEAAEQEAPQGAFVVLTGGEPILFDLEPLVTLLHAQGRRVHLETSGIAPLRGAADWVTLSPKPFGQPPLPEVVAQAAEVKIIVHEPDDIAAGLATLEGLPADAPIWLHPEWSKARDRDAGVLNAITQAVKADPRLRAGYQLHKLYRPDELDPHSDKRLIPLGGQVALGY, via the coding sequence ATGAAATACCCGGTGTACGAACGGTTTTACACCTGGCAGGGCGAGGGGGTGCATCTGGGCCGGGCGGCGTATTTTATCCGCCTGTACGGCTGCCCCCAGGCCTGCCCGTGGTGCGACAGCGCCGGCACCTGGCACCGGGATTACCGGCCGGACTCGGTGCCGCTGCTCTCGGCGCAGGAACTGAGTGAGGCCGCCGAGCAAGAAGCGCCGCAGGGTGCCTTCGTGGTCCTGACGGGGGGCGAGCCTATCCTGTTTGACCTGGAACCGCTCGTGACCCTCCTGCATGCCCAGGGCCGCCGCGTCCACTTGGAGACCAGCGGCATTGCTCCTCTGCGCGGCGCGGCGGACTGGGTCACCCTCAGCCCCAAGCCGTTTGGCCAGCCGCCTCTGCCCGAGGTGGTGGCCCAGGCGGCTGAGGTCAAAATCATCGTTCACGAGCCGGACGACATTGCAGCCGGCCTGGCCACCCTGGAGGGCCTGCCGGCCGACGCGCCCATCTGGCTGCACCCGGAATGGAGTAAAGCCCGCGACCGAGACGCTGGCGTGCTGAACGCCATCACCCAGGCGGTTAAGGCCGACCCCCGGCTGCGGGCGGGCTACCAGCTGCACAAGCTGTACCGCCCCGATGAACTGGATCCCCACAGCGACAAGCGCTTAATTCCGCTGGGCGGCCAAGTGGCCCTGGGGTACTGA
- a CDS encoding 6-pyruvoyl trahydropterin synthase family protein, with protein MPWQLNTEFTFDSAHVITGYDGPCGRLHGHTYRVRLELRADRLRSSAHVRRAIMVADFKTLKWAKKDVQAGGLDHAYLNDLLGDDTTAEVIAAHIHGETLRRVRDTLDPGDQGQDLRLKVILWETPDSSCEYWE; from the coding sequence ATGCCCTGGCAACTCAACACGGAGTTCACCTTTGACTCCGCGCACGTCATCACGGGCTACGACGGGCCGTGTGGCCGCCTCCACGGGCACACCTACCGGGTTCGCCTGGAGCTGCGCGCTGACCGTCTGCGCTCCAGCGCCCATGTGCGGCGCGCCATCATGGTGGCCGACTTCAAGACCCTCAAGTGGGCCAAAAAAGACGTCCAGGCGGGCGGGCTGGACCACGCCTACCTGAACGACCTGCTGGGGGACGACACCACCGCCGAAGTCATTGCCGCCCACATTCACGGCGAAACGCTGCGGCGAGTCCGGGACACCTTGGACCCCGGCGACCAGGGCCAGGACCTGCGCCTCAAAGTCATCCTCTGGGAAACACCCGATTCCAGCTGCGAGTACTGGGAATGA
- the queF gene encoding preQ(1) synthase: protein MTTTLHPADAQTGFQRRYDVQDLSAIDVAILDTFPHVREDDQSPYPGQPIEIVISTDEFSPVCPWSGLPDFGRLEIRYVAAEKCVELKSLKYYLTSYRFVGIYHEHATRRVLADLVRLLEPVRMTITCDYGVRGGINTVVKAEYTRAD from the coding sequence ATGACCACCACGCTTCACCCTGCCGACGCCCAGACCGGGTTTCAGCGCCGCTACGACGTTCAGGACCTGTCGGCCATTGATGTGGCCATTCTGGACACTTTTCCGCATGTCCGGGAAGACGACCAGAGCCCGTACCCCGGCCAGCCCATCGAGATCGTGATCTCGACCGACGAGTTCAGCCCTGTGTGTCCCTGGAGCGGCCTGCCCGACTTTGGCCGACTGGAAATCCGCTACGTCGCGGCCGAGAAGTGCGTCGAGCTCAAGAGCCTCAAGTATTACCTCACCAGCTACCGCTTCGTGGGCATCTACCACGAACACGCCACGCGCCGCGTGCTGGCCGACCTGGTGCGGCTGCTGGAGCCGGTCCGCATGACCATCACCTGCGACTATGGCGTGCGGGGCGGCATCAACACCGTGGTCAAGGCCGAGTACACGCGGGCTGACTGA
- a CDS encoding DUF7669 domain-containing protein → MTCRTDILAVARDLAAGHPEGTFSMQDIVQALRAQQTTHTDAQIRRHVRIIMCANSTEKGAGQFPDLEWVARGRFRLLEQPA, encoded by the coding sequence ATGACGTGCCGAACAGACATCCTTGCCGTGGCCCGCGACCTGGCTGCCGGGCATCCGGAGGGCACGTTTTCAATGCAGGACATTGTGCAGGCTCTGCGCGCGCAGCAGACCACCCACACCGACGCGCAGATCCGCCGGCACGTGAGGATAATCATGTGTGCCAACAGCACTGAAAAGGGTGCCGGGCAGTTTCCAGATCTGGAATGGGTGGCGCGCGGCCGATTTAGATTGTTGGAACAACCGGCGTAA
- a CDS encoding response regulator, which translates to MPSTPTFLLIEDSPFDRTLIQAVFELVAPEVVLTVVPGGQAARSYVQTTMPAGPQVVLLGLHLDDEQVWAVLACLRQQGPWATMPVMVLGAALREDDLTRAYGLGVSACVHKPDAVAEWEALVQQLVVFWSGVQYHSGTGQRFSR; encoded by the coding sequence ATGCCCTCGACACCGACCTTTTTGCTGATCGAGGATTCACCATTTGACCGCACGCTGATCCAGGCGGTCTTCGAGTTGGTCGCCCCCGAGGTGGTTCTGACTGTGGTGCCTGGAGGGCAGGCCGCGCGGTCATATGTGCAGACGACTATGCCCGCCGGCCCGCAGGTCGTCCTGTTGGGGCTCCACCTGGACGATGAGCAGGTCTGGGCAGTCTTGGCCTGTCTTCGGCAGCAGGGACCGTGGGCGACGATGCCGGTCATGGTGCTCGGGGCGGCTCTGCGCGAGGACGATCTGACGCGGGCGTATGGCCTGGGTGTGAGCGCGTGCGTACACAAGCCAGATGCCGTTGCCGAGTGGGAAGCGCTGGTGCAGCAACTGGTCGTGTTCTGGTCCGGCGTGCAGTATCACTCTGGCACGGGGCAGCGCTTCTCCAGATAA
- a CDS encoding acyl-CoA thioesterase — translation MLELVFPKDTNYHGTAFGGWVLSLMDKAASIAAVRHAGGNVVTARMDGVDFHVPIRVADAVALDAQVVKVGRTSMTIRVDVYREHMASGEQEIATTGYFVFVALDDAGKPRAVPPLPEGQDTSSVQPDPEARP, via the coding sequence ATGCTGGAACTGGTGTTTCCCAAGGACACGAACTATCACGGTACTGCCTTTGGGGGCTGGGTTCTATCCCTGATGGACAAGGCGGCCAGCATTGCCGCTGTGCGTCATGCCGGGGGCAACGTGGTGACGGCGCGCATGGACGGCGTGGATTTTCATGTGCCCATTCGGGTGGCGGACGCCGTGGCCCTGGACGCCCAGGTGGTCAAGGTGGGCCGCACCTCCATGACCATCCGGGTGGATGTCTACCGCGAACACATGGCCAGCGGCGAGCAGGAGATAGCGACCACCGGCTACTTCGTGTTTGTGGCGCTGGATGACGCCGGGAAGCCCAGAGCGGTGCCGCCCCTGCCTGAAGGCCAGGACACCAGCAGCGTCCAGCCGGACCCAGAGGCCCGCCCATGA
- a CDS encoding histidine phosphatase family protein, which translates to MSDDLSPLLHLTLVRHGLTDWNGSGRWQGWTDTPLGEAGQAQALKLRDRLAGRTYDAIHSSDLSRAADTAILALPEQPLILDVRLRELAFGAFEGVTTDDVLHDERYAEWQRDPWGQPAPDGESLQEVAERLRDWAEGLAGGRVIAFSHGAAIRALLCDLFSWPATPQPGYVLPFPYQLSHTSLTTLTRVDGRWTLLTYNDHAHLEE; encoded by the coding sequence ATGAGTGACGACCTCTCGCCGCTGCTGCACCTGACCCTGGTGCGCCACGGCCTGACCGACTGGAACGGCTCCGGGCGCTGGCAGGGCTGGACCGACACCCCACTGGGCGAAGCGGGACAGGCGCAGGCCCTGAAATTGAGAGACCGGCTGGCTGGGCGCACCTACGACGCCATTCACAGCAGCGATCTGAGCCGCGCCGCTGACACCGCCATACTGGCCCTGCCTGAGCAGCCCCTCATCCTGGATGTGCGCCTGCGCGAACTGGCCTTCGGAGCATTTGAAGGTGTGACCACCGACGACGTGCTGCACGACGAGCGGTATGCCGAGTGGCAACGCGACCCCTGGGGGCAGCCGGCCCCCGACGGCGAGAGCCTACAGGAGGTGGCCGAGCGCCTGCGCGACTGGGCCGAGGGTCTGGCAGGTGGGCGCGTGATCGCCTTCAGCCACGGCGCAGCCATCCGCGCGCTGCTGTGCGACCTGTTCAGCTGGCCTGCCACACCGCAACCCGGCTACGTGCTGCCGTTTCCCTATCAGCTCTCCCATACCAGCCTGACCACCCTGACCCGCGTGGACGGCCGCTGGACCCTCCTGACCTACAACGACCACGCTCATTTGGAGGAGTAA
- a CDS encoding DUF6022 family protein, which produces MTVLLSVPSDEIEALGEWLDAVLAAQWQTVLTTHADKLADAYARGGDAAYGTYLNLLLRGAKRDLRAAGLSAEPPLPGEFGASREWGNADETDQERWMWSVVRSPTGEALGTLVLTVPHSHAQFQLPRRPRAFGLRTVDLADTEAALSKRSPDFAAALPFHAWYQAYLDTQRLSSAQDQTSGIFTSGSERLGAGGPSMTERAFIEVRGAREHNLKNISLNIPKHRITVFTGVSGSGKSSLVFDTVAAEAQRQLNETFTAFVQGFLPHYGQPDVDRVSHLNAPVIINQKRVGGGSRSTVGTYTDIAAPLRLLFSRAGQPSAGPAFAYSFNTPQGMCAECEGIGKTTQLDLDRLLDRTQSLNGGAILHPDFKPGKWLWKTYALSGLFDNDKPVQDYTEQELHLLLHGRDLKVSLGEINMTYEGLVERFERMYLKKDAAAMSDRSRAVFEQFVTSQTCPVCSGARLNAAALASRLEGKNIAELSDLEATELLTFLQGLTDPAAARVAAHLAERLAHLVEIGLGYLSLSRETATLSGGESQRLKLVRHLGNSLTDMLYVLDEPSVGLHPRDVSRLTGLLGALRDKGNTVLVVEHDPDVIRMADHVVDIGPGPGVRGGEVVFEGSVEGLEAAPTLTGRHLTQQLPLKASVREPRGWLSVKGARLHNLKDVSVEIPTGVLTVVTGVAGSGKSTLIHDVFLPQHPDAIVIDQSRVTTNSRSAPATYTGIMDPIRKGFAKASGQSPALFSFNSEGSCPNCAGLGVVYTDLAFMEGISAVCEVCEGKRFKPEVLRHTLRGQTISDVLNMTAETALAFFTEKPIRAVLQAMNDVGLGYLTLGQPLSTVSGGEAQRLKLATELHKKGSVYVMDEPTTGLHLSDIGLLMGIIDRLVDGGNSVILIEHQLDVIRQADWIIDLGPEGGRAGGEVLYSGPPKGLLGCERSVTARYL; this is translated from the coding sequence ATGACTGTCCTTCTTTCTGTTCCAAGTGATGAGATTGAAGCGTTGGGGGAGTGGCTGGATGCTGTTCTGGCCGCGCAGTGGCAGACGGTACTGACCACGCACGCCGACAAGTTGGCCGATGCCTATGCCCGGGGCGGCGACGCGGCGTACGGCACCTACCTGAATCTGCTGCTGCGCGGGGCCAAGCGCGACCTCCGCGCTGCTGGTCTAAGCGCCGAGCCACCGCTGCCGGGCGAGTTCGGGGCTTCGCGCGAGTGGGGCAACGCCGACGAGACCGATCAAGAGCGCTGGATGTGGAGCGTAGTACGCAGCCCAACGGGTGAGGCGTTGGGCACCCTGGTCCTTACGGTGCCCCACAGCCACGCCCAGTTCCAGCTGCCCCGGCGGCCCCGCGCGTTTGGGTTACGAACGGTTGACCTGGCGGACACCGAGGCGGCCCTCTCGAAGAGGTCGCCCGACTTTGCTGCTGCTCTCCCCTTTCATGCCTGGTATCAGGCGTATCTAGATACCCAAAGGTTAAGCTCTGCTCAAGACCAAACGTCGGGGATTTTCACATCTGGCTCAGAGAGGCTGGGAGCAGGAGGACCATCCATGACGGAACGGGCATTCATTGAAGTGCGTGGGGCACGCGAACACAACCTCAAGAACATCTCGCTGAACATTCCCAAGCACCGCATTACGGTGTTCACCGGAGTCTCGGGGTCGGGCAAGTCCTCGCTGGTGTTCGATACGGTAGCCGCCGAGGCGCAGCGGCAACTGAACGAGACGTTTACGGCCTTTGTGCAGGGCTTCCTGCCCCACTACGGGCAGCCGGATGTAGACCGCGTGTCGCACCTGAATGCGCCGGTCATCATCAATCAGAAGCGGGTAGGCGGCGGGTCCCGGTCCACCGTGGGCACCTACACCGACATCGCCGCGCCGCTGCGCCTGCTGTTCTCGCGGGCCGGGCAGCCGTCGGCGGGGCCGGCCTTCGCCTACTCCTTTAACACTCCGCAGGGCATGTGCGCCGAGTGCGAGGGGATTGGCAAGACCACGCAACTGGACCTGGACCGGCTGCTGGACCGCACCCAGTCGCTGAACGGCGGCGCCATCCTGCACCCGGACTTCAAGCCCGGCAAGTGGCTGTGGAAGACCTACGCCCTGAGTGGCCTGTTCGACAACGACAAACCCGTGCAGGACTACACCGAACAGGAACTGCACCTGCTGCTGCACGGGCGTGACCTCAAGGTCTCACTGGGCGAGATCAACATGACCTACGAGGGGCTGGTCGAGCGCTTTGAGCGCATGTACCTCAAGAAAGACGCCGCCGCCATGTCTGACCGCAGCCGCGCCGTGTTCGAGCAGTTTGTGACCAGCCAGACCTGTCCGGTCTGCAGCGGGGCGCGCCTGAACGCTGCGGCGCTGGCCTCGCGACTAGAGGGGAAGAACATCGCTGAGCTGTCGGACCTGGAAGCGACCGAACTGCTGACCTTCTTGCAGGGGCTCACCGACCCCGCAGCAGCCCGCGTGGCGGCGCACCTGGCCGAGCGGCTGGCCCACCTGGTCGAGATTGGCCTGGGCTACCTGAGCCTGAGCCGCGAGACCGCCACGCTGTCCGGCGGCGAGAGCCAGCGCCTGAAACTGGTGCGGCACTTGGGCAACAGCCTGACCGACATGCTGTATGTGCTAGACGAACCCAGCGTGGGCCTGCACCCGCGCGATGTGTCGCGGCTGACTGGCCTGCTGGGGGCGCTGCGTGACAAGGGCAACACCGTGCTGGTGGTGGAACACGACCCGGATGTCATTCGGATGGCTGACCACGTGGTGGACATCGGGCCGGGCCCCGGCGTGCGCGGCGGCGAGGTGGTCTTTGAAGGAAGCGTCGAGGGCCTGGAAGCGGCGCCCACCCTGACGGGCCGGCACCTCACCCAGCAGTTGCCCCTGAAGGCGTCTGTGCGAGAGCCGCGCGGGTGGCTGAGTGTCAAAGGGGCGCGGCTCCACAACCTCAAAGACGTCTCCGTGGAGATTCCAACCGGCGTCCTGACGGTGGTGACGGGCGTGGCTGGCTCCGGCAAAAGCACCCTGATTCACGATGTCTTTCTCCCGCAGCATCCCGACGCCATCGTCATTGACCAGTCGCGCGTGACGACCAACAGCCGCTCGGCGCCCGCCACCTACACCGGCATCATGGACCCCATCCGCAAGGGGTTTGCCAAGGCCAGCGGCCAGAGTCCGGCCCTCTTCAGTTTCAATTCGGAGGGCAGTTGCCCGAATTGTGCGGGCCTGGGCGTCGTCTACACCGACCTGGCCTTTATGGAAGGGATCTCGGCGGTGTGTGAGGTCTGCGAGGGCAAACGCTTCAAGCCCGAAGTGCTGCGCCACACGCTGCGGGGCCAGACCATCAGCGACGTGCTGAACATGACGGCCGAAACTGCGCTGGCCTTTTTCACCGAGAAACCTATTCGCGCGGTGCTGCAAGCCATGAACGACGTGGGCCTGGGCTACCTGACGCTGGGCCAGCCGCTGAGCACCGTGTCGGGCGGCGAGGCGCAGCGCCTGAAGCTGGCGACCGAACTGCACAAGAAAGGCAGCGTCTACGTCATGGACGAACCCACCACGGGCCTGCACCTGTCGGACATCGGCCTGCTGATGGGGATCATTGACCGGCTGGTGGACGGCGGCAACAGCGTCATTCTGATCGAGCATCAGCTGGATGTGATTCGGCAGGCCGACTGGATAATTGATCTGGGGCCGGAGGGGGGCCGGGCCGGCGGGGAAGTGCTGTACAGCGGGCCGCCGAAGGGGCTGCTGGGCTGTGAGCGGTCGGTGACGGCGCGGTATCTGTAG
- a CDS encoding MarR family winged helix-turn-helix transcriptional regulator — translation MALTPAAAAFADLVVQVFRLNGLLLEAGDRLTAPSGQTSSRWQVMGCIDHAPQSVAAVARTMGLTRQSVQRTADLLVGDGLAAYEANPDHKRAKLLRLTPEGQRVMTTIEEAQAAWANRMADGLDEVAVRNAVELLAAVGRALARR, via the coding sequence ATGGCCCTCACGCCCGCCGCTGCTGCCTTCGCCGACCTCGTGGTGCAGGTGTTTCGCCTGAATGGGTTGCTGCTGGAGGCCGGCGACCGGTTGACGGCCCCCAGTGGCCAGACGAGCAGTCGCTGGCAGGTGATGGGCTGCATCGACCACGCGCCGCAGTCGGTGGCGGCGGTGGCCCGCACGATGGGCCTGACCCGCCAGAGCGTGCAGCGCACGGCCGACCTGCTGGTAGGAGACGGCCTGGCGGCTTACGAAGCCAATCCCGACCACAAGCGCGCCAAGCTGCTGCGCCTTACCCCTGAAGGCCAGCGGGTGATGACCACTATTGAGGAGGCGCAGGCGGCCTGGGCAAATCGAATGGCTGACGGGTTGGATGAAGTGGCCGTGCGAAACGCCGTGGAGCTGCTGGCAGCGGTGGGGCGGGCACTGGCCCGGCGCTGA